A window of Hymenobacter siberiensis genomic DNA:
GTAGCCAACAGTTTTTACTGTATTATATAAATATAAAATATTTATTATATAAACATTGCCGCTCCTTTCTAAACAGAAATATTAGTGAATATTGCACAATTATTTGTACTTTCAATTTAAACATTTAATTCTAATGCCATTTTAAAACGCACAGAATTCTATGCAACATTGCAAACATTATCAATGCGGGTAATTAAATATATAATTAGCCGCTTTTGCATATAGCTACGAAAACATTATTTAAAATAATGAGCCTCATTCCAAATAATGTTTTATTAAGTTCTCATTAACAATATTTTCACACAATCTATTGTATCGCTTGCATTTTAGAATGTCGACTGGAGTCAGGACCATGAGGTGGCTGGTGGGCATCGGCATTATTAGCCTGATATATTTCGGGTGGTGGTTCTTCGCCAACCTACGGATTGGATTTCCCTTGTTGTTTTGGCCATTGGCATTGTCCATTGGCTTCAAACTGCTGTTGGTGCTGCACGAGTGGGCACACTATGTACAGGTGCGGGTGCCGGTTCCGCCTGCTTACACCCCGCCGGTACGGCGAGTAGATGTGATGACAACTGCTTTCCCAGGTGAGCCCCTCGACATGATTATTCACACATTGGAAGCGATGCAGGCCATTCGATATCCGCACACCAGCTACCTCTGCGATGAAGGTGATGACCCGGTACTGCGCGCGGCATGCTTGCGCCTGGGTATTATCCATGTCACGAGGCTAGTTAAAACGGATGCTAAAGCAGGCAACATTAACCATGCCCTGCAACAGGCCACAGGCGAGGTGTGCGTGGTGCTAGACCCAGACCATGCGCCTACGACCGATTTTCTGGACCAAGTAATGCCCTATTTCGAAGACGAACGTATTGGGTTTGTACAGGTAGTACAGGCATACAGCAACCAAGCCGAAAGTCTGGTGGCTCGCGCGGCGGCTGAGCAGACCTACCACTTTTATGGTCCTCTGATGATGGGGATGAATGGCTATGGCACCGTGCAAGCCATAGGCGCTAACTGCACCTTTCGGCGTGCGGCGCTTGATTCGATTGGCGGGCACGCCGTCGGACTCACCGAAGATATGCATACAGCTATGTGCTTGCATGCGGCGGGCTGGCGTTCGGTTTATGTCCCCGAAATTGTGAGCCGGGGCTTGGTACCAGCTTCGCTGGCTGCCTTCTATTCGCAGCAGCTTAAGTGGTCACGAGGGGCTTTTGATTTACTGTTTCGGGTGTACCCGAAGCTGTTTACGCGTTTTACTTGGTCCCAGCGTATTCATTATTTAGTGCTGCCGCTCTATTTCTTCTCGGGCGTAATTGCCCTCCTAGACCTAAGTATTCCGTTGGTATCACTCGGAATCAGCCAGTTTCCGTGGCTGGTATCACTCAATGCGCTAATCCGGCATGCATTTCCGCTGCTGGGTATGGCGTTACTTATCCGCTTTTACGCACAACGATGGATGCGCGAGCCCGGCGAAGGGGGCCTGCACTTAGCAGGTGGCTTTTTGCTAGTGGGCACTTGGTGGGTGTACACGCTAGGTTTCCTGTACGCGGTGCTGGGAATACAGGTGCCCTACCTGCCCACCCCCAAAGTAGGCCGCAAATACAACGAATGGGCACTGGCACTACCTAACATCTTATTTGCGTTGCTCCTGCTCGCGGCTTGTGTACATAGCCAACTGGTAGATGCCACCGGCTATGCCACCAGCCAATATATTATCACAATGATGGTGGTATCAGTAGCAAGCGCCGGGGTTTTACTGGCTGCTACGGTGATGGGGTTGCACCGAACAGTATTTCACTTTATGCGGGAACTGGCCAAGCTTCCCTTTCGGGGTATGGCTATGGGGCTGCACCGCTTACAAAATAAATTAGGGAGGTTGCTGGCAGGCAGCGTGAGTATGTATAGCTTACTGATAGCCCTGATTGGCGTATCCTCTGTATTTTTTTTCACCTATCGTCAACAGCAATGGCTATTGCAGGTCCCTCCTGAGTGGCTCCTAAATGGCGGCGGCAATGAAACGCATATAGGACGGGAAGCCACGCCAACTGTTGATTCCGATACCGAAGCTTCAACCAAATGGAAAATCGGGCTCCCTTTTAACTCATTCCAAACCTCGACCATCAATGCTCTTACACTACCTGCTATCGACCCAGCTACCCGATTGCCCCTACAGGTGTATAAGCTGGCCAGCAAGCATCAAATTATGATGATTACGTGGACGGTGAGTGCCCAGGAACTGCAAAACGCTAATTACTGGCCGCAGCTCGTTCGTCAACTAATGGTCGTTCCGGGGCCGTTGCTGTTGCGGCCGCTACTGCAATCGCCGTCACCCGACCGCTATCGTCGGGACTGGGCGCTCATGGCCAGCACCTTTCGAGCTGCCAAAGTACCAAATGTACTTTGGGTTTGGACGCCGGAAGCTGCGGACCCGTTGCTGAAAAAATTTCCCGGCGTGGCGAATGTGAACTGGATGGCTACACCGCTGGTCGCAGATACCCTCTCAATTAGTTTTGCGGAGCTGCGCCGACACTTGGTTTCAAATTTGGTCAACCAAGTTCCCGTGTTATTGCTGGCTCCCCCTGCCACCGGTAAGCTTAGTACGATAGCAAACCGTATTGCTTGGCAATACCCCGAAATCAAGATAGTAGTGTTTGCGGCGCCAAAACCGTCAATATCTACTTCTCCAATAACGCTTAACTCCACGAATCGCTCCTTCAACTGAACAGAGCGCGTTTACGGCAGTACCGTTTTACTTTTTAAGCACGCTAGTTAAAGCTATGCCCTTTAGGGCAAGACTTTAGTTGCTACTCACTTCCAGGCGTCGGGTACCTTTGTGAGATGAAGCAGCGAACAGGCAGCCATTCGGTTCACAAGCTGGAAGTGCATCTGGTGTGGAGCACAAAATATCGCTACCAGGTGCTGACGGGGGATGTGCAACTGCGCTGCCGGGACTTGCTGCGTCAGACGTGTAACACGCTGGATGTGGGCATCTTGAAAGGGGTAGTGAGCAAAGACCATATCCATTTGCACGTCTCGTATCCGCCCGCCTTGGCTGTGATCGAATTAATGCGTCGCTTGAAGGGACGCAGCGCCAAGTTGCTCTTGCAAGAGTTTCCCGAGTTGAAGCGGCGGTATTGGGGCGGTCATTTCTGGGGCATTGGCTACGGGGCCTGGAGTGTCGGTAACATCACAGACGAGCTACTCGAAGCGTATTTGAATCATCACAAGGACCAGCCCAATGGGGACGAGAATTTCATTCTGGAATAGCCCACTTACAGTGGTTGTCTTTCAGTCGGCTTGAGCCGAAACCCGCGAATTTCATTCGCAATCCAAACCTATGGACTTACAGTCCATAGTCGTTTAGTGAACACGGAGGCTTTCACTTTCCGCAGGTTGCTAGTTTGCTCAGGGTACGGCCCTGAAATTCAATAGGCGTTTAGGTGTCAGTCACTTCCATTAATCTTGCACTGCCCAAAGCCTTCCTGTTGCTTTGCTCATCTGCCCTTACTGCCCTGCATGGCCCCTTCTGTCTCCTCCACCCCCCAGCGTTACTATGAAATTGACTTGTTGCGCTTCCTGGCCGCCCTTGCGGTGGCGTTGTACCACTTGGCCTACAACGGGTTCCACTCTCATTCAACGCTTGTCGATTACCCATGGCTCGGCAAAATTTTCCGGTATGGCTACTTGGGCGTTCAGCTTTTTTTTCTCATCAGCGGGTACGTTATCCTCCAGTCGGTGTACGGCAAGACATTGGGTCAATTTTTTGTGGCGCGAGTAGCAAGATTATACCCTGCCTTCTGGGCGGCATGCGCCCTATTCTTTGCAGTGGTCCGCCTATTTGGGCCCGTCGCGGGGGAAGTCGGCTGGTCGGCCGAGTGGGCGGCGGACGCGCGGTGGTCGGTATTCTTATGCAACCTGACAATGCTGCATGAGTTTTTGGGCGTTCACAATCTGGACGGCGTGTGCTGGACCCTGACATATGAACTCATGTTCTACTTCTTAGTGGCGCTGCTCGTGGCCTTCCAGTGGCTAAATCACCTGCCGCTCGTGCTGAGCGTGTGGTCGGCTTACTGCGGGTTGA
This region includes:
- the tnpA gene encoding IS200/IS605 family transposase encodes the protein MKQRTGSHSVHKLEVHLVWSTKYRYQVLTGDVQLRCRDLLRQTCNTLDVGILKGVVSKDHIHLHVSYPPALAVIELMRRLKGRSAKLLLQEFPELKRRYWGGHFWGIGYGAWSVGNITDELLEAYLNHHKDQPNGDENFILE
- a CDS encoding acyltransferase family protein yields the protein MAPSVSSTPQRYYEIDLLRFLAALAVALYHLAYNGFHSHSTLVDYPWLGKIFRYGYLGVQLFFLISGYVILQSVYGKTLGQFFVARVARLYPAFWAACALFFAVVRLFGPVAGEVGWSAEWAADARWSVFLCNLTMLHEFLGVHNLDGVCWTLTYELMFYFLVALLVAFQWLNHLPLVLSVWSAYCGLINLGLIVNAGPFASFFFPSYAPFFIGGMMLSLIQRRQDESWKLYSLLFVAYVLGLLPVLHYTAGLQFHYGQPFHPSVVVAVVTFFFGAMLLIVHRKVNLGYAPGFAWFGALSYPLYLFHQKMGYVVLQRFGGTVDKHWLLATFFVGVGLLALFVHVLIERPGSRFLRHALARLVATAPRGQGTPG
- a CDS encoding glycosyltransferase family 2 protein, whose product is MSTGVRTMRWLVGIGIISLIYFGWWFFANLRIGFPLLFWPLALSIGFKLLLVLHEWAHYVQVRVPVPPAYTPPVRRVDVMTTAFPGEPLDMIIHTLEAMQAIRYPHTSYLCDEGDDPVLRAACLRLGIIHVTRLVKTDAKAGNINHALQQATGEVCVVLDPDHAPTTDFLDQVMPYFEDERIGFVQVVQAYSNQAESLVARAAAEQTYHFYGPLMMGMNGYGTVQAIGANCTFRRAALDSIGGHAVGLTEDMHTAMCLHAAGWRSVYVPEIVSRGLVPASLAAFYSQQLKWSRGAFDLLFRVYPKLFTRFTWSQRIHYLVLPLYFFSGVIALLDLSIPLVSLGISQFPWLVSLNALIRHAFPLLGMALLIRFYAQRWMREPGEGGLHLAGGFLLVGTWWVYTLGFLYAVLGIQVPYLPTPKVGRKYNEWALALPNILFALLLLAACVHSQLVDATGYATSQYIITMMVVSVASAGVLLAATVMGLHRTVFHFMRELAKLPFRGMAMGLHRLQNKLGRLLAGSVSMYSLLIALIGVSSVFFFTYRQQQWLLQVPPEWLLNGGGNETHIGREATPTVDSDTEASTKWKIGLPFNSFQTSTINALTLPAIDPATRLPLQVYKLASKHQIMMITWTVSAQELQNANYWPQLVRQLMVVPGPLLLRPLLQSPSPDRYRRDWALMASTFRAAKVPNVLWVWTPEAADPLLKKFPGVANVNWMATPLVADTLSISFAELRRHLVSNLVNQVPVLLLAPPATGKLSTIANRIAWQYPEIKIVVFAAPKPSISTSPITLNSTNRSFN